The following coding sequences lie in one Sulfuricurvum sp. genomic window:
- a CDS encoding type Z 30S ribosomal protein S14 codes for MAKKSMIAKAARTPKFAVRAYTRCQICGRPHSVISDFGICRVCFRKMANEGLIPGVRKSSW; via the coding sequence ATGGCTAAAAAGTCAATGATCGCTAAAGCGGCTCGCACACCAAAATTTGCAGTTCGCGCATACACTCGTTGTCAGATCTGCGGTCGTCCGCACTCTGTTATCAGCGATTTCGGAATTTGTCGCGTTTGCTTCCGTAAAATGGCAAACGAAGGGTTAATCCCAGGCGTTAGAAAGTCTTCTTGGTAA
- the rpsQ gene encoding 30S ribosomal protein S17 produces the protein MTHKREIQGIVVTKAGEKTATIVVERRVMHPRYHKTVKRFKKYMIHDENNQLNIGDEVIAIECRPLSKSKSFRLKTLVKGANV, from the coding sequence ATGACACATAAACGTGAAATTCAAGGTATCGTAGTTACAAAAGCAGGCGAAAAAACAGCAACTATCGTTGTTGAACGCCGTGTTATGCACCCACGTTACCACAAAACGGTAAAACGTTTCAAAAAATACATGATTCATGACGAAAACAACCAACTAAACATTGGTGATGAAGTGATCGCGATCGAATGTCGTCCACTTTCAAAAAGTAAATCGTTCCGCCTTAAAACTCTTGTTAAAGGAGCGAACGTATGA
- the rplV gene encoding 50S ribosomal protein L22 encodes MARALLKFVRVSPTKSRLIAREVQGMNAEQAMAALEFTPNKAARIIAKVVASAVANSGIDAEDCIIKSCRVDNGPVLKRFTQRARGTASGIRKPTAHILVEVEGK; translated from the coding sequence ATGGCAAGAGCACTATTAAAATTCGTTCGCGTATCTCCGACTAAATCTCGTTTGATCGCTCGCGAAGTTCAAGGAATGAATGCAGAGCAAGCTATGGCTGCGTTGGAGTTTACTCCGAACAAAGCGGCTAGAATCATCGCTAAAGTGGTTGCGTCAGCAGTAGCTAACAGCGGTATCGATGCGGAAGATTGTATTATCAAATCATGCCGCGTTGATAACGGTCCGGTACTTAAACGTTTCACTCAACGTGCACGTGGTACCGCTTCTGGAATCCGCAAGCCGACAGCACACATTTTGGTAGAAGTAGAGGGTAAATAA
- the rpsC gene encoding 30S ribosomal protein S3, with amino-acid sequence MGHKVNPIGLRLGINRNWESRWFPNFKTAAVSLGEDHKIRTYLKKELYYAGVSNIVIERTAKRLRVTIIAARPGIIIGKKGSDIEKIKESLQNLIGKPVAVNIKEEKKAQASAQLVAENVATQLEKRVAFRRAMKKVMQNAQRAGAKGIKVSVAGRLGGAEIARTEWYLEGRVPLHTLRAKIDYGFAEAHTTYGVIGIKVWIFKGEVLTKGIQPEAKESKEERGEDQQRRPRRKAN; translated from the coding sequence ATGGGTCATAAAGTTAATCCTATCGGACTTCGTCTCGGTATCAACCGCAACTGGGAATCTCGTTGGTTCCCTAACTTTAAAACAGCTGCGGTTTCATTGGGCGAAGATCATAAAATCCGTACCTATTTGAAAAAAGAACTCTACTACGCTGGTGTGAGCAACATCGTAATCGAGCGTACTGCGAAACGTCTTCGCGTTACAATCATTGCAGCTCGTCCTGGTATCATCATCGGTAAGAAAGGTTCTGACATTGAAAAAATTAAAGAATCTCTTCAAAACCTTATCGGTAAACCGGTAGCAGTTAACATCAAAGAAGAGAAAAAAGCACAAGCTTCTGCACAACTCGTTGCAGAAAACGTTGCGACTCAACTTGAAAAACGTGTAGCGTTCCGCCGCGCGATGAAAAAAGTTATGCAAAATGCACAACGTGCAGGCGCTAAAGGTATTAAAGTTTCAGTAGCAGGACGTCTTGGCGGTGCTGAGATCGCTCGTACTGAGTGGTACCTTGAAGGTCGCGTACCGTTGCATACGCTTCGTGCAAAAATCGATTACGGTTTTGCTGAAGCGCACACTACTTACGGTGTAATCGGTATCAAAGTTTGGATTTTCAAAGGTGAAGTTCTCACTAAAGGTATCCAACCAGAAGCAAAAGAATCTAAAGAAGAGCGTGGCGAAGATCAACAACGTCGTCCACGACGAAAGGCTAACTAA
- the rplX gene encoding 50S ribosomal protein L24: MAKFNFKKGDIVEVIAGDDKGTKAELLQVMPKKNKVIVKGCRVAKKAIKPSEQNPQGGFMSKEMPIDASNVRKVEA; this comes from the coding sequence ATGGCAAAATTTAATTTCAAAAAAGGCGACATTGTTGAAGTGATCGCCGGTGATGACAAAGGTACTAAAGCAGAATTGCTTCAAGTTATGCCTAAGAAAAACAAAGTAATCGTTAAAGGTTGCCGTGTTGCTAAAAAAGCGATCAAACCTAGCGAACAAAATCCACAAGGCGGATTTATGAGCAAAGAGATGCCGATCGATGCATCGAATGTCCGCAAAGTAGAGGCGTAA
- the rpsH gene encoding 30S ribosomal protein S8, with translation MINDLIADSLTRIRNAAMRRLDVTTLVHSKVVEAVVAILADKGYIESFNVVEDGVKKTINVVLKYDEKGRTVINEVKRVSKPGRRIYKGKDELKRFKNGYGTIIVSSSKGVLPNDKAFELGVGGEVLCTIW, from the coding sequence ATGATTAATGATTTGATCGCGGATTCGTTGACTCGTATCCGTAATGCTGCAATGCGCAGATTGGATGTAACAACTTTGGTTCACTCTAAAGTAGTAGAAGCAGTTGTTGCAATTTTGGCTGATAAAGGCTACATCGAAAGTTTTAACGTGGTTGAAGACGGCGTTAAAAAAACAATCAATGTAGTTCTAAAATACGACGAAAAAGGTCGTACGGTTATCAATGAAGTAAAACGTGTTTCTAAACCGGGACGTCGTATTTACAAAGGCAAAGATGAGCTTAAACGTTTTAAAAACGGTTACGGTACCATCATCGTCAGCAGTTCAAAAGGGGTTCTTCCTAACGATAAAGCATTCGAGCTTGGCGTTGGCGGCGAAGTCCTTTGTACAATTTGGTAA
- the rpsE gene encoding 30S ribosomal protein S5, producing MNPINREEFAEAIVNIGRVTKVVKGGRRFRFTALVVVGNKKGTVGYGVGKAKEVPDAIRKAVDEAFKNLTNVKIKGTTIAHDIEVKYNASRILLKPASEGTGVIAGGATRPVLELAGIQDILTKSLGSNNPNTVVRATIDALSRIKG from the coding sequence ATGAATCCGATTAATAGAGAAGAATTTGCAGAAGCGATTGTAAACATCGGTCGTGTAACCAAAGTTGTAAAGGGTGGTCGACGTTTCCGTTTTACCGCTCTTGTAGTTGTAGGAAATAAAAAAGGAACCGTTGGATACGGTGTCGGTAAAGCCAAAGAGGTTCCCGATGCAATCCGCAAAGCGGTCGACGAAGCGTTTAAAAACTTGACTAACGTGAAGATCAAAGGGACTACCATCGCTCACGATATCGAAGTTAAATACAACGCAAGCCGTATCTTGCTAAAACCTGCATCTGAAGGTACAGGGGTTATCGCCGGTGGCGCAACTCGTCCTGTACTTGAGCTTGCGGGAATCCAAGACATTCTTACGAAGTCTTTGGGTTCTAACAATCCAAACACTGTGGTACGTGCGACAATCGATGCACTATCACGTATCAAAGGATAA
- the upp gene encoding uracil phosphoribosyltransferase has protein sequence MHTHPEHPLLQSLVNTLRDITISPLTFRHTIHEITKILLYEAMRTFPMKPYTVMSWRGEQTIQRIDESEIMVVSVLRAALPMHDAVINTLTHSVSGFLGIKRDEVTHKSHLYYDRVGDCKGKTVILVDPMVATGGSLCDAIEVLEKKGADEILSLNIIASPEGLSVIEDMYPNVKIFIAQIDERLDENKFIIPGLGDAGDRAFNTL, from the coding sequence ATGCACACTCATCCAGAACACCCCCTTCTACAATCACTCGTCAATACGCTGCGAGACATAACCATTTCCCCTTTAACCTTTCGTCATACGATCCATGAAATAACAAAAATATTGCTCTACGAAGCCATGAGAACGTTTCCCATGAAACCGTATACGGTAATGTCATGGCGAGGAGAACAAACTATACAGCGAATCGATGAATCAGAAATTATGGTCGTATCCGTTTTGAGGGCGGCATTACCGATGCATGATGCCGTTATTAATACTCTGACTCATTCGGTATCGGGATTTTTAGGAATCAAACGGGATGAAGTGACGCATAAAAGTCATCTGTACTACGACCGTGTCGGTGATTGCAAGGGTAAAACCGTCATTTTGGTCGATCCTATGGTTGCGACAGGCGGATCATTGTGTGATGCGATTGAAGTTTTAGAAAAAAAAGGGGCGGATGAAATACTTTCCCTTAATATTATTGCATCACCGGAGGGACTCAGCGTGATAGAGGATATGTATCCGAATGTCAAAATATTTATTGCACAAATCGATGAGAGGCTGGATGAGAATAAATTTATTATTCCGGGATTGGGTGATGCAGGTGATCGGGCATTTAATACCCTTTGA
- the rplF gene encoding 50S ribosomal protein L6, giving the protein MSRIGKLPISIPADVKATLDGTVITFTKGATTQTLDTLGNCGVVLEDNTLTFSTNSDQRTDRAFWGTYRALAANIVTGLTTGFEKKLEINGVGYRAAVQGNVLNLQLGYSHDINFDIPAGIAIAVEKNVISIKGADKQQVGQVAAVIRSFRPPEPYKGKGVKYADETILRKAGKTSKK; this is encoded by the coding sequence ATGTCACGTATTGGAAAACTTCCTATTTCTATCCCTGCTGATGTAAAAGCAACACTTGATGGAACGGTAATCACGTTTACTAAAGGTGCTACAACACAAACCTTGGATACTCTTGGAAATTGTGGTGTTGTACTTGAAGATAACACATTAACGTTTAGTACAAACTCTGATCAACGTACAGATCGTGCGTTCTGGGGTACATACCGTGCATTGGCAGCGAACATCGTTACCGGTTTGACAACAGGTTTTGAGAAAAAACTTGAGATCAACGGGGTCGGTTACCGTGCTGCTGTTCAAGGGAACGTTCTTAATCTTCAACTAGGTTACAGCCATGATATCAACTTTGATATCCCTGCTGGAATCGCAATTGCTGTAGAGAAAAACGTTATCAGTATCAAAGGCGCTGACAAACAACAAGTTGGTCAAGTTGCTGCTGTAATCCGATCATTCCGTCCACCTGAACCGTATAAAGGTAAAGGTGTTAAATATGCCGATGAGACTATCCTGCGTAAAGCCGGTAAGACATCTAAGAAATAA
- the rplE gene encoding 50S ribosomal protein L5 yields the protein MARLKDKYLALKPELQTALGISNAMQIPMLEKVVISVGCGFAMKDNKLIQSIQDTISNIAGQRASVVVAKKSVAGFKVREGMPVGVKVTLRGTQMYDFMDKLISVSLPRVKDFRGIPRNGFDGRGNYNFGLTEQLIFPEVDYDSIMQIHGMNITVVTSATADKDAFKLLEMLGMPFAKGRE from the coding sequence ATGGCACGACTAAAAGATAAATATTTGGCTCTTAAACCAGAACTTCAAACAGCACTTGGGATCAGCAATGCAATGCAAATCCCGATGTTGGAAAAAGTAGTGATTTCTGTCGGTTGTGGTTTTGCCATGAAAGACAACAAATTGATCCAAAGCATCCAAGATACGATCAGCAACATCGCAGGCCAACGTGCTTCAGTTGTTGTTGCAAAAAAATCGGTTGCGGGTTTTAAAGTACGTGAAGGGATGCCGGTTGGTGTTAAAGTAACACTTCGCGGTACTCAAATGTACGATTTCATGGATAAATTGATCTCTGTATCACTTCCACGTGTTAAAGACTTCCGTGGTATTCCACGTAACGGTTTTGACGGTCGCGGGAACTACAACTTCGGTTTGACCGAGCAGTTGATTTTCCCGGAAGTTGATTATGATTCAATTATGCAAATCCACGGGATGAACATCACTGTGGTTACATCTGCAACAGCTGACAAGGATGCTTTCAAGCTTCTTGAAATGCTCGGTATGCCTTTTGCTAAAGGGAGAGAATAA
- the rplP gene encoding 50S ribosomal protein L16: protein MLMPKRTKYRKMMKGRNRGYATNANKLDFGSIGFKATEAGRINSRQIEAARIAANRHIKRQGKIWIRVFPAKPLTAKPLEVRMGKGKGSVDQWVMNIKPGRIIFEMGGVEETLAREALALAMQKLPFKTKIVTAEMSNEIY, encoded by the coding sequence ATGTTGATGCCTAAACGTACGAAATATCGTAAAATGATGAAAGGGCGTAACCGTGGTTACGCTACAAATGCTAACAAACTTGATTTCGGTTCTATCGGATTCAAAGCAACGGAAGCGGGACGTATTAACTCTCGTCAAATCGAAGCGGCTCGTATTGCAGCAAACCGTCATATCAAACGTCAAGGTAAAATCTGGATCCGCGTGTTCCCGGCTAAACCATTGACTGCCAAACCACTTGAAGTGCGTATGGGTAAAGGTAAAGGTTCTGTTGACCAATGGGTAATGAACATCAAACCAGGCCGTATCATTTTTGAAATGGGTGGTGTTGAAGAGACTCTTGCACGTGAAGCATTAGCGCTTGCGATGCAAAAACTTCCGTTCAAAACCAAAATTGTAACTGCGGAGATGAGCAATGAAATATACTGA
- the rplB gene encoding 50S ribosomal protein L2, giving the protein MAIKTYKPTTPSRRFYTNVDNSDITAKASVRSLLIKLPAAAGRNNNGRITSRHKEAGAKKLYRIIDFKRNKFGVTGTVAAIEYDPYRNCRIALINYVDGDKRYILQPKGLVVGDVIASAESGLDIKAGNAMKLMNIPVGTTVHNIELKPGKGGQIVRSAGTSAQIMGREGKYVSVRLPSSEMRYVLGECMATVGTVGNEEYINIVLGKAGRTRHMGIRPQTRGSAMNPIDHPHGGGEGKTNSGRHPVTPWGKPTKGAKTRKKKASDKLIITRRKSNPKR; this is encoded by the coding sequence ATGGCGATCAAAACGTATAAACCAACCACCCCGAGCCGACGTTTCTATACAAACGTTGACAACTCGGACATCACGGCAAAAGCGTCTGTTCGTTCTTTGTTGATCAAACTTCCTGCAGCTGCCGGACGTAACAACAACGGTCGTATCACATCTCGTCATAAAGAAGCGGGAGCTAAAAAGCTTTACCGTATCATCGATTTCAAACGTAACAAATTCGGTGTTACCGGAACTGTTGCTGCAATTGAATACGATCCATACCGTAACTGCCGTATCGCTCTTATCAACTACGTAGACGGTGACAAACGTTACATCCTCCAACCTAAAGGTTTGGTAGTAGGTGATGTTATCGCTTCTGCTGAAAGCGGATTGGATATTAAAGCGGGTAACGCGATGAAATTGATGAACATCCCTGTCGGGACAACGGTTCACAATATCGAGCTTAAACCGGGTAAAGGCGGACAAATCGTTCGTTCAGCCGGAACATCTGCACAAATCATGGGTCGTGAAGGCAAGTATGTATCTGTACGTCTTCCATCTAGTGAAATGCGTTATGTTTTGGGTGAATGTATGGCGACTGTCGGTACTGTCGGTAACGAAGAGTACATCAACATCGTTCTTGGTAAAGCTGGACGTACACGTCACATGGGTATCCGTCCTCAAACGCGTGGTTCTGCGATGAACCCTATCGATCACCCGCACGGTGGTGGTGAAGGTAAAACGAATTCAGGACGTCACCCGGTTACTCCGTGGGGTAAACCGACTAAAGGTGCTAAAACACGTAAGAAGAAAGCAAGTGATAAATTGATTATTACTCGCCGTAAATCCAATCCGAAGAGGTAG
- the rplO gene encoding 50S ribosomal protein L15, with protein MALENLTPAEGSTHSTKRLGRGQGSGQGKTAGKGHKGQKARKGYNEKRNFEGGQQPLARRLPKIGFTSRVVKPTTINVEKVKEIAALSEITMETIRSVHRLAKSVTSVKLVGASAKDLASKIKDENVTTTGN; from the coding sequence ATGGCATTAGAAAACCTTACTCCTGCTGAGGGTTCAACCCACAGTACAAAACGTCTTGGCCGTGGCCAAGGAAGTGGCCAAGGTAAAACTGCCGGTAAAGGTCACAAAGGGCAAAAAGCACGTAAAGGTTACAATGAAAAACGTAACTTCGAGGGTGGACAACAGCCACTTGCACGTCGTTTGCCGAAAATCGGATTTACATCACGTGTTGTAAAACCGACAACGATCAATGTTGAAAAAGTAAAAGAGATTGCAGCACTTTCGGAAATCACTATGGAAACTATCCGTAGCGTACACCGATTGGCTAAATCGGTTACAAGTGTTAAACTTGTCGGCGCTAGCGCTAAAGATTTAGCATCTAAAATCAAAGATGAAAACGTTACAACAACTGGTAACTAA
- the rpmC gene encoding 50S ribosomal protein L29, whose product MKYTDLNDKTAAELQGMLKEKKIELFTLKIKQKMMQLTNTSELRTAKKDIARINTAMNAVK is encoded by the coding sequence ATGAAATATACTGATTTGAACGACAAAACAGCTGCTGAACTTCAAGGGATGCTCAAAGAGAAAAAAATTGAGCTTTTCACTTTGAAAATTAAGCAAAAAATGATGCAATTGACTAACACGAGCGAACTTCGCACGGCTAAAAAAGACATTGCACGCATTAACACTGCTATGAACGCAGTGAAGTAA
- the rplN gene encoding 50S ribosomal protein L14 yields the protein MIQSFTRLAVADNTGAKEIMCIKVLGGSKRRYATVGDVIIASVKKAAPTGKIKKGQVVTAVVVRTKKEVHRENGSLIRFDENAAVILDKKREPIGTRIFGPVSREVRYAGFMKIVSLAPEVV from the coding sequence ATGATTCAAAGTTTTACTCGTTTAGCGGTAGCCGATAACACAGGTGCAAAAGAGATCATGTGTATTAAGGTTCTTGGCGGTTCAAAACGTCGTTATGCAACAGTAGGAGATGTTATCATCGCTTCTGTTAAAAAAGCGGCTCCAACCGGTAAGATCAAAAAAGGTCAAGTCGTAACAGCGGTTGTTGTTCGTACGAAAAAAGAAGTACACCGTGAAAACGGTTCACTTATCCGTTTCGACGAAAATGCAGCAGTTATCCTTGATAAAAAACGTGAGCCGATCGGTACGCGTATTTTCGGACCTGTAAGCCGTGAAGTTCGTTACGCAGGTTTCATGAAAATCGTATCACTTGCTCCAGAGGTTGTATGA
- the rplR gene encoding 50S ribosomal protein L18 — protein MTGKTLKIKTAKRTQRKRRIRSKISGCATLPRVSIFRSNRYISAQAINDEAAVTLAAVHSKTLGLRANIEGAEKAGAAFAQTLKDAGINEITFDRNGFLYHGVVKAFAEALRANEIKF, from the coding sequence ATGACAGGTAAAACACTTAAAATTAAAACGGCTAAGCGTACTCAACGTAAACGCCGTATTCGCTCTAAAATTTCTGGATGCGCGACATTGCCACGTGTCTCTATCTTCCGTTCAAACCGCTACATCAGCGCGCAAGCAATCAATGATGAAGCAGCGGTAACGTTGGCGGCAGTACACTCAAAAACTTTGGGTCTTAGAGCAAATATCGAAGGTGCCGAAAAAGCCGGTGCTGCATTTGCTCAAACCCTCAAAGATGCCGGAATTAACGAAATCACGTTCGATCGTAACGGGTTTTTGTATCACGGTGTCGTTAAAGCGTTTGCCGAAGCACTTCGTGCAAATGAAATCAAGTTTTAA
- the rpsS gene encoding 30S ribosomal protein S19, whose protein sequence is MARSVKKGPFVDGHLMKKVIAAKETKSNKPIKTWSRRSVILPDMIGLTFTVHNGRQFVPVFVTENHIGYKLGEFAPTRTFKGHKGSVQKKIGK, encoded by the coding sequence ATGGCTAGATCAGTAAAAAAAGGACCATTTGTTGATGGACACCTTATGAAAAAAGTGATTGCTGCCAAAGAGACGAAAAGCAACAAACCTATCAAAACTTGGTCACGCCGTAGTGTGATCTTGCCAGATATGATCGGTTTGACTTTTACCGTTCACAATGGCCGTCAGTTTGTACCGGTTTTCGTAACGGAAAACCATATCGGTTACAAACTTGGTGAATTTGCACCAACACGTACGTTTAAGGGCCATAAAGGTTCTGTACAAAAGAAAATCGGGAAATAA
- the map gene encoding type I methionyl aminopeptidase: MSIALRKNDEIAKLRAANQIVGATLELLASHTKPGITLKELDAIGEDYIRSQGATPSFKGLYGFPSAVCTSVNEVIIHGIPTDYALCEGDIVGFDVGTKKGGYFGDAAISLGVGTISSEDEALIACSKDALYFAIDIIRDGMRFKELSYEIEQFILGRGFVPLRGFCGHGIGKKPHEEPEIPNYLDGTNAKAGPKIKNGMVFCLEPMICHKEGTSKILANGWDVVSTDGLRGSHYEHTVAIINGRAEILSIA; the protein is encoded by the coding sequence ATGTCGATTGCGCTACGCAAAAATGATGAAATAGCAAAACTTCGCGCCGCGAATCAAATCGTCGGTGCGACGTTGGAATTATTAGCTTCCCATACGAAACCGGGAATCACCCTGAAAGAACTTGATGCCATAGGTGAGGATTATATCCGAAGCCAAGGTGCTACTCCCTCTTTTAAAGGGCTCTACGGTTTTCCAAGTGCTGTTTGTACCTCTGTCAATGAAGTCATTATTCATGGCATTCCGACCGATTACGCTCTGTGCGAGGGTGATATTGTCGGATTTGACGTTGGAACCAAAAAAGGGGGATATTTTGGAGATGCAGCGATTTCGCTCGGAGTCGGGACAATCAGTTCCGAAGACGAAGCATTGATTGCATGTTCGAAAGACGCCCTTTATTTTGCAATTGACATTATCCGTGACGGAATGCGCTTTAAAGAGCTTTCTTACGAGATAGAGCAGTTTATTCTCGGACGGGGATTCGTACCCCTACGAGGATTCTGTGGCCACGGTATCGGGAAAAAGCCGCATGAAGAACCTGAAATCCCGAATTATTTGGACGGAACCAATGCAAAAGCGGGTCCGAAAATTAAAAACGGAATGGTATTTTGTCTGGAACCTATGATTTGCCACAAAGAAGGAACTTCCAAAATTTTGGCAAATGGCTGGGATGTGGTGAGTACGGACGGGCTGAGAGGCTCTCATTACGAGCATACGGTTGCAATTATCAACGGTAGAGCTGAAATATTATCAATCGCGTAA
- the infA gene encoding translation initiation factor IF-1 encodes MAKDDVIEVDGKIIEALPNATFRVELPNGHVILCHIAGKMRMHYIKILPGDTVKIELTPYSLDKGRITYRYK; translated from the coding sequence ATGGCAAAAGATGATGTCATTGAAGTAGACGGAAAGATTATTGAGGCACTACCAAACGCAACGTTTCGTGTTGAGTTGCCTAACGGTCATGTTATTTTGTGTCATATCGCAGGAAAAATGCGAATGCACTACATTAAAATCCTTCCTGGGGATACGGTGAAAATCGAACTTACCCCATACAGTTTGGACAAAGGGCGAATTACCTATCGCTACAAATAA
- the secY gene encoding preprotein translocase subunit SecY has translation MNQQIVNKILITIGFLFIYRLLAYVPVPGVDTAVLASFFDSHQADALGLFNMFSGKAVERLSIISLGIMPYITASIIMELLAATFPNLGQMKKERDGMVKYMQIIRYATIVITIVQAIGVSIGLQSMTGKDGGSAILVDHSTFILLATVSMLAGTMLLMWIGEQITQSGIGNGVSLIIFAGIVSAIPSGLSHAITMVNTGAMSIFALLAIIALIVATVLVIIYVELGERRIPVTYAKKTMLQNQNKRVMNYIPVKVNLSGVIPVIFASAILMFPMTVMSSSTNHYVQAVADVLNPSHYFFNILQFLFIVFFAFFYASIVFNAKDIADNLKRQGGFIPGVRPGESTKEFLNDTAGRLTVTGAIYLGLIATLPWVIVKAMGVPFFFGGTAVLIVVQVALDTMRRIEAQVYMSKYQTLSAVGL, from the coding sequence ATGAACCAACAAATTGTAAACAAGATCTTAATAACGATCGGTTTTCTTTTTATCTACCGACTGCTGGCATACGTGCCGGTACCGGGTGTTGACACAGCCGTCCTAGCTTCTTTTTTTGACTCTCATCAAGCTGACGCGTTAGGTCTGTTTAATATGTTTAGCGGTAAAGCCGTAGAACGTCTCTCCATCATCTCTCTCGGTATCATGCCCTACATCACCGCTTCAATTATCATGGAACTTTTGGCCGCTACATTTCCAAATTTAGGACAAATGAAAAAAGAGCGCGACGGTATGGTGAAATACATGCAGATTATCCGTTATGCAACGATTGTTATTACCATTGTACAAGCAATCGGTGTAAGTATCGGTTTGCAAAGTATGACCGGGAAAGACGGTGGAAGTGCCATTTTGGTTGATCATTCTACCTTTATTCTTTTAGCAACGGTATCAATGTTGGCAGGGACTATGCTTTTGATGTGGATTGGTGAGCAGATTACCCAAAGCGGTATCGGAAACGGTGTCTCTTTGATTATTTTCGCCGGTATCGTTTCGGCAATTCCAAGCGGATTGTCACATGCCATTACGATGGTCAATACAGGTGCTATGAGTATTTTCGCCCTGTTAGCGATTATAGCTCTTATTGTAGCTACCGTATTGGTCATTATCTATGTTGAATTGGGTGAACGCCGTATACCGGTTACCTATGCGAAAAAGACGATGCTTCAAAATCAAAATAAACGGGTTATGAACTATATCCCGGTTAAAGTAAACCTTTCGGGTGTTATTCCCGTTATCTTTGCTTCAGCAATTTTAATGTTTCCGATGACCGTAATGTCATCAAGTACAAATCATTATGTTCAAGCTGTAGCGGATGTATTGAATCCGAGTCACTATTTCTTTAACATTTTACAATTTCTCTTTATTGTCTTCTTTGCATTCTTTTATGCGTCAATCGTATTTAATGCAAAAGATATTGCAGACAATTTAAAACGTCAAGGCGGATTTATACCGGGTGTTCGTCCGGGCGAATCAACCAAAGAGTTTTTGAATGATACGGCTGGACGTCTTACTGTTACCGGTGCGATCTATCTCGGTTTGATCGCCACATTGCCGTGGGTCATTGTAAAAGCGATGGGTGTACCGTTCTTTTTCGGAGGAACGGCAGTACTGATCGTTGTTCAAGTTGCCCTTGATACGATGCGCCGCATCGAAGCACAGGTTTATATGAGCAAATATCAAACTCTTAGCGCGGTTGGCCTTTAA
- a CDS encoding 50S ribosomal protein L23 yields the protein MADITDIKSILYTEKTLGLQEEGVIVVQTSPRMTKNALKEVFREYFGIVPARVNSLNQSGKVKRFRGLAGKQNDFKKFYVKLPEGAQIDSLAV from the coding sequence ATGGCAGATATTACTGATATCAAATCAATCCTGTATACAGAGAAGACCCTTGGTCTTCAAGAAGAGGGTGTAATCGTTGTTCAAACGTCTCCACGTATGACAAAGAACGCTCTTAAAGAGGTGTTTAGAGAGTATTTCGGAATCGTTCCGGCTCGTGTAAACTCATTAAACCAAAGCGGAAAAGTTAAACGTTTCCGCGGTCTTGCTGGCAAACAAAACGACTTTAAAAAGTTTTATGTGAAATTGCCAGAAGGCGCACAAATCGATAGTTTGGCGGTGTAA